A single window of Magnetococcus marinus MC-1 DNA harbors:
- a CDS encoding murein transglycosylase A, translating to MLRKSLWAALIALMALLSGCSFFGVPDEPLPPVEIQPAQALQEVNWQDLPMTKPKRADLRAWAEALKQSYHYYKSQPAAKKVRFGRYYTTNAKMAEFTLELAENAAHTSPYGFARWVYKNVTPFRAVGHDGQGSVLFTAYYEPLLLGSKTPTERFRYPLYKRPPELITLRLQDFRTDLPNVMLRGQRKGDQLVPFHDRQAIEQRNVLRDKALELVWVDDPVGHFFLQVQGSGRVKLPDGSLMRVGYADANGHPYRSIGKLLIEEGRVPKEEMSLPVLRQWLAAHPDEMQRVMHHNPSYVFFKEIKGGPYGNIGVPLTAGRSIATDYRLFPRGAPAMIRTELPVFSGEGPPSGWEKEVRLVANQDTGGAIRGAGRVDLFTGFGPDAERTAGEMKQDGGALYFFAPKNMALWPEGQQD from the coding sequence ATGTTACGCAAAAGCCTATGGGCAGCGCTGATCGCCCTTATGGCACTTCTTTCGGGATGTAGCTTTTTTGGTGTGCCAGACGAACCTCTCCCGCCTGTGGAGATACAGCCTGCGCAAGCATTGCAGGAGGTCAACTGGCAGGATTTGCCGATGACCAAACCAAAACGGGCCGATCTGCGGGCCTGGGCCGAGGCGCTGAAGCAGAGCTATCACTACTATAAAAGTCAGCCAGCGGCCAAAAAGGTACGCTTTGGCCGCTACTATACCACCAACGCCAAGATGGCCGAGTTCACCCTTGAGCTGGCTGAGAATGCGGCCCACACGTCACCCTACGGTTTTGCGCGTTGGGTCTACAAAAACGTGACCCCCTTTCGTGCCGTGGGGCATGATGGCCAAGGTAGTGTGCTGTTTACCGCCTATTATGAGCCCCTGTTGTTGGGTTCAAAAACCCCCACTGAGCGGTTTCGTTATCCCCTCTATAAGCGTCCTCCCGAGTTGATTACCCTGCGTTTGCAGGATTTTAGAACCGATCTGCCCAATGTGATGTTACGGGGTCAGCGTAAAGGGGATCAATTGGTACCCTTTCATGATCGCCAGGCCATTGAGCAACGTAACGTATTGCGGGATAAAGCGCTGGAACTGGTCTGGGTGGATGATCCGGTGGGGCACTTTTTTCTACAGGTACAGGGTTCGGGCCGGGTAAAATTACCCGATGGCAGCTTGATGCGGGTGGGCTATGCGGATGCTAACGGGCATCCCTACCGCTCCATTGGCAAGTTGTTGATCGAAGAGGGGCGTGTTCCCAAAGAAGAGATGAGCCTACCGGTATTGCGGCAGTGGCTGGCGGCGCATCCCGATGAGATGCAGAGGGTGATGCATCATAATCCCTCCTACGTTTTCTTTAAGGAGATCAAGGGGGGGCCCTATGGCAATATTGGGGTACCACTGACGGCGGGGCGCTCCATTGCCACCGATTACCGTCTGTTTCCCCGTGGGGCTCCGGCGATGATCCGCACCGAATTACCCGTGTTTAGCGGCGAGGGTCCCCCCAGTGGCTGGGAAAAAGAGGTACGGCTGGTGGCCAACCAAGATACCGGAGGGGCTATCCGTGGTGCCGGGCGGGTGGATCTGTTCACAGGGTTTGGCCCTGATGCCGAACGCACCGCCGGTGAGATGAAACAAGATGGCGGGGCACTCTATTTTTTTGCGCCAAAAAATATGGCGTTGTGGCCAGAAGGGCAGCAGGATTAA
- a CDS encoding RecQ family ATP-dependent DNA helicase, giving the protein MDKRHAETLLQTMVGSAEAHFRPGQWQAVDALVNQQQRLMVVQRTGWGKSAVYFVSTAILRQRGAGPTLIVSPLLALMRNQVQAAERLGIRAISINSANTEAWDGLLDDLHGDRVDALLISPERFSNPQFADTVLPHMLDRIGLFVVDEAHCISDWGHDFRPDYRMLVHIIQQLPPTTPVLGTTATANDRVLADIQAQLGNVQILRGPLMRESLLLQNLHLPDQISRLAWLAEHIPHLPHSGIVYVLTKRDAEQVSQWLNRNHIAALPYYSGVQGHGFTESNSYRLYLEDQLIHNKIKVLVATSALGMGYDKPDLGFVIHYQAPGSVISYYQQVGRAGRALEQAYGILFHGAEDEAIHHYFRQQAFPSPQEVETILEMLHQHGATTTRGLMRHGNLGWGAVEKALKYLSVQKPAPVTREGSQWQLSGHPFNMDHAHIDYLTSQRELEWQEMQRYVQSPTCLMRFLRNALDDPDASNCGRCAVCRGQAIVPTRWSAAQAAAARTVMQSDPITWEPRKQTEKGAFVLTKLATHLPKAQQAQVGRALCRWQQAEWGQLAAQGYKKGHFAEALVQAMAHMIQQWNPQPAPTWVTCVPSSRMPTRVPDLALRLAQQLKLPFATCVSQSRPNARQKTMRNSFYQCRNLDGVFALGSIPHNGPVLLVDDFVDSRWTFTVVAALLAQGGVPLIYPTAMISLEQTL; this is encoded by the coding sequence ATGGATAAGCGACACGCCGAAACATTGCTGCAAACCATGGTCGGCTCAGCAGAAGCCCATTTTCGCCCCGGTCAGTGGCAGGCGGTGGATGCTCTGGTTAATCAACAGCAACGACTTATGGTGGTACAACGCACCGGCTGGGGCAAAAGCGCCGTCTATTTTGTCAGTACCGCTATCCTACGCCAACGGGGGGCCGGCCCCACCCTGATCGTCTCGCCCTTGCTGGCCCTCATGCGTAACCAAGTCCAAGCGGCTGAGCGCCTAGGTATCCGCGCCATCTCCATCAACTCCGCCAATACCGAAGCGTGGGATGGCCTTCTAGACGACCTCCATGGCGACCGTGTCGATGCCCTGCTCATCTCCCCCGAACGCTTTAGCAACCCCCAGTTTGCCGATACCGTGCTACCCCACATGCTCGACCGCATCGGCCTGTTTGTGGTGGACGAGGCCCACTGCATCTCCGACTGGGGCCATGACTTTCGCCCCGACTACCGCATGCTGGTCCATATCATCCAGCAGCTCCCCCCCACCACCCCGGTGCTGGGCACCACCGCCACCGCCAATGATCGTGTGCTGGCCGATATTCAGGCCCAATTAGGCAACGTGCAGATCCTGCGCGGCCCCCTTATGCGTGAAAGCCTGCTGCTGCAAAACCTACATCTACCCGACCAAATCAGCCGCTTAGCCTGGCTCGCTGAGCATATCCCCCACCTGCCCCATAGCGGCATTGTCTACGTGCTCACCAAACGCGATGCCGAACAGGTCAGCCAGTGGCTTAACCGGAACCATATCGCCGCCCTGCCCTACTATAGCGGGGTGCAGGGCCATGGATTTACCGAGAGCAACAGCTATCGACTCTATCTGGAAGATCAGTTAATCCATAATAAAATTAAGGTGCTGGTGGCGACCTCAGCCTTGGGCATGGGCTATGACAAGCCTGACCTTGGCTTTGTCATCCACTATCAAGCCCCTGGATCCGTCATTAGTTATTATCAGCAGGTGGGACGGGCGGGACGGGCGCTGGAACAGGCCTATGGCATTCTTTTTCATGGTGCGGAGGATGAGGCCATCCATCACTATTTCCGCCAACAGGCTTTCCCCTCGCCGCAGGAGGTGGAAACCATTCTTGAGATGTTACACCAGCACGGTGCCACCACCACCCGTGGGTTGATGCGCCATGGCAATTTGGGTTGGGGGGCGGTGGAGAAGGCCCTAAAATATCTCAGCGTGCAAAAGCCTGCACCGGTAACGCGTGAGGGCAGCCAGTGGCAGTTAAGCGGCCACCCCTTTAACATGGACCATGCCCACATCGACTACCTGACGAGCCAGCGGGAACTGGAGTGGCAGGAGATGCAACGCTATGTACAGAGCCCAACCTGCTTAATGCGCTTCTTACGCAATGCCTTGGATGATCCCGATGCCTCCAACTGCGGGCGCTGCGCCGTCTGTCGTGGTCAAGCCATCGTGCCTACCCGCTGGAGCGCCGCTCAAGCCGCTGCCGCCCGTACGGTCATGCAATCCGACCCCATCACCTGGGAACCCAGAAAACAGACGGAAAAGGGGGCCTTTGTCCTCACAAAGCTGGCCACCCACCTGCCCAAAGCGCAACAGGCCCAAGTGGGCCGTGCCCTCTGCCGCTGGCAGCAGGCCGAGTGGGGCCAACTGGCCGCCCAAGGTTATAAAAAGGGCCATTTTGCCGAAGCCTTGGTGCAGGCCATGGCCCACATGATTCAACAGTGGAACCCCCAACCCGCCCCCACTTGGGTGACGTGTGTACCCTCTAGCCGCATGCCCACACGGGTGCCGGATCTGGCCTTACGCTTGGCTCAGCAGCTCAAGCTACCCTTTGCCACCTGCGTCAGCCAAAGCAGGCCCAACGCGCGTCAAAAAACGATGCGCAACAGCTTTTACCAATGCCGCAACCTCGATGGTGTGTTTGCCCTTGGCTCCATCCCCCACAACGGCCCGGTGCTGCTGGTGGATGATTTTGTGGATAGCCGCTGGACCTTCACGGTGGTGGCCGCCCTGCTGGCGCAAGGGGGTGTTCCACTCATCTACCCTACCGCCATGATCAGCCTAGAGCAAACGCTTTAA
- a CDS encoding branched-chain amino acid ABC transporter substrate-binding protein, with the protein MKAWLKGTMAAAVGVWGLAAVAVQAEEMVRIGVAGPFSGAYAAFGEQQWRGAEAAIVDINRGGGILGKQILLIKGDDACEPKQAMAVANRLVDNDEVQAVVGHFCSSTTMPASEVYDEAGILVMTHGSTNPMVTERGLKTVLRMCGRDDQQGTVGAEFVVKRLGAKRVAVLHDKDTYGQGLADAMKAHLHTLGLTEVMYEGLTRGEKDFNALVTKIKAAKADAVYFGGLHSEAGPLVRQMREQGVDVPLVSGDGIVSEEFVTAAGGGRFVKNVYMTFGADPRKSPEGKALVARFREAGYEPEGYTLYAYAVVQSIAAAMQESGSYNGVELANWLKRHSVETVMGPKSWDAKGDLKVSDYVMYQWDENGKYAEVE; encoded by the coding sequence ATGAAGGCTTGGCTTAAGGGCACCATGGCGGCGGCGGTTGGGGTATGGGGTTTGGCAGCGGTTGCGGTGCAGGCGGAGGAGATGGTGCGTATTGGTGTGGCAGGCCCTTTTAGCGGTGCCTATGCGGCTTTTGGTGAGCAGCAGTGGCGGGGTGCCGAGGCGGCCATTGTCGATATCAACCGTGGGGGCGGTATTTTGGGTAAGCAGATTCTGCTCATCAAGGGGGATGATGCGTGCGAGCCTAAGCAGGCGATGGCGGTTGCCAACCGGTTGGTGGACAATGATGAGGTGCAAGCGGTGGTGGGCCATTTTTGCTCTTCGACCACCATGCCAGCCTCAGAGGTTTATGATGAGGCAGGTATTTTGGTTATGACCCATGGTTCCACCAACCCAATGGTGACGGAGCGGGGTTTAAAGACGGTGTTGCGCATGTGTGGTCGGGATGACCAGCAGGGCACGGTGGGTGCGGAGTTTGTGGTGAAGCGTTTGGGTGCCAAGCGGGTTGCGGTGTTGCATGACAAGGACACCTATGGCCAAGGTTTGGCCGACGCCATGAAGGCGCATTTGCACACCTTGGGTCTGACCGAGGTTATGTATGAGGGTTTGACTCGGGGCGAGAAGGATTTTAATGCGTTGGTCACCAAAATTAAGGCGGCTAAGGCGGATGCCGTCTATTTTGGGGGGCTGCATAGCGAAGCGGGGCCGTTGGTACGTCAAATGCGTGAGCAGGGGGTGGATGTACCGTTGGTCTCTGGGGATGGTATTGTGTCGGAAGAGTTTGTGACGGCGGCGGGTGGGGGTCGTTTTGTCAAGAATGTCTATATGACCTTTGGGGCCGATCCCCGTAAGAGCCCCGAGGGTAAGGCCTTGGTGGCCCGTTTTCGCGAGGCCGGTTATGAGCCAGAGGGTTATACCCTCTATGCTTATGCGGTGGTGCAGTCCATTGCGGCGGCGATGCAAGAGAGCGGTTCATATAATGGGGTTGAGTTGGCCAATTGGCTAAAGCGTCACTCGGTCGAGACGGTAATGGGGCCTAAATCGTGGGATGCCAAGGGTGATTTAAAGGTGAGCGACTATGTGATGTATCAGTGGGACGAGAACGGCAAATATGCCGAGGTCGAGTAG
- a CDS encoding ABC transporter permease subunit, producing the protein MNSYVIGQQLVNGVVLGSIYGLIAVGYTMVYGIIGMINFAHGEIYMISAYLTAITLAVLTTWGVDSVFLALILTLISSIAFTALYGWTVERIAYRPLRRSTRLAPLISAIGMSLVLQNYVRLAQGSRNQGVPSLMEGNLRLVGENPEQFVQVTYVQLVIVLTALISMGILSWTIQKTALGRACRATQQDRVMAELLGVNTDRIISVVFVLGASMAAVAGVLVTVNYGSFDFHVGFVTGIKAFTAAVLGGIGSLPGAMLGGLILGLSESFFAGFVNSDYKDVFAFSILVLVLIFKPSGLLGRPAVEKV; encoded by the coding sequence ATGAATAGCTACGTTATCGGACAACAACTGGTCAATGGAGTGGTGCTCGGCTCCATCTATGGCCTTATCGCGGTGGGCTATACCATGGTCTACGGCATCATTGGTATGATCAATTTTGCCCATGGCGAAATTTATATGATCTCTGCCTACCTGACCGCCATTACCTTGGCCGTGCTTACAACATGGGGCGTCGATTCGGTCTTTCTGGCCCTCATCCTGACCCTTATCAGCAGCATCGCTTTTACCGCCCTGTATGGCTGGACAGTGGAGCGTATCGCCTATCGACCTCTGCGCCGCTCCACCCGTTTGGCCCCCTTGATTTCTGCCATTGGCATGTCATTGGTTTTGCAAAACTATGTACGTTTGGCCCAAGGCAGTCGTAACCAAGGGGTGCCCAGTTTGATGGAAGGTAATCTGCGTCTGGTGGGGGAGAACCCCGAGCAGTTTGTGCAAGTAACCTATGTGCAGTTGGTGATCGTGCTCACCGCTTTGATCAGTATGGGTATTTTAAGCTGGACGATCCAAAAAACCGCGCTGGGGCGTGCGTGCCGGGCTACGCAACAAGATCGTGTTATGGCAGAACTGCTGGGGGTGAATACGGATCGTATTATCTCTGTGGTGTTTGTGCTGGGGGCATCCATGGCTGCTGTGGCGGGGGTGCTGGTTACGGTCAACTATGGCTCGTTTGATTTTCATGTGGGGTTTGTCACCGGCATTAAAGCCTTTACGGCGGCGGTGCTGGGGGGCATCGGCTCCCTACCTGGGGCGATGTTGGGGGGGTTGATTTTGGGGCTGTCCGAGTCGTTTTTTGCGGGGTTTGTCAACAGTGACTATAAGGATGTCTTTGCGTTTTCTATCCTGGTATTGGTGTTGATTTTTAAACCCAGTGGGTTGTTGGGTCGCCCTGCTGTCGAAAAGGTATAA
- the livM gene encoding high-affinity branched-chain amino acid ABC transporter permease LivM: protein MQKVIKHAAMDALKVGLLGLLLFGPMTGMLLDGYGIHYAPSRAFWLVGLLLLGRFMVVVVMNSPALSGVADLFKRKDRVEVVVSPMGQQHHKILVVLTLMVAMALPFLLSKYWLNVAILALIYILLGLGLNIVVGLAGLLDLGFVAFYAVGAYSYALGAEYLGLSFWQAIPFAALLAASFGAVLGFPVLRMHGDYLAIVTLGFGEIIRLVLNNWISLTGGPNGLRTPLPTLFGMEFTKRATQGGTPYHEVLGQWMEIDYSRAARYVFIYVTLLVVVTLLVYMVQRLKRMPIGRAWEALREDEIACRSLGINHVMVKLSAFSMGAMVGGVGGVFFAASQGFVNPASFTFFESALILAIVVLGGLGSVVGVIVAAVVLTVLPELLRDFTEYRVLIFGCAMVVMMVWRPRGLLRIHRPEFVVEKRVP from the coding sequence ATGCAAAAGGTGATCAAACACGCAGCCATGGATGCCTTGAAAGTTGGCCTGTTGGGGCTACTGCTGTTTGGCCCCATGACGGGTATGTTGTTGGATGGCTACGGTATCCACTATGCGCCCAGCCGGGCCTTTTGGCTGGTGGGTTTGCTGTTGCTGGGGCGCTTTATGGTGGTGGTGGTGATGAACAGCCCGGCACTGAGCGGGGTGGCGGATCTGTTTAAACGCAAAGATCGGGTTGAGGTGGTGGTTTCGCCAATGGGCCAGCAACACCATAAGATCTTGGTGGTGCTTACCTTGATGGTGGCCATGGCGCTGCCCTTTTTGCTGAGTAAATATTGGCTCAATGTGGCGATTTTGGCGCTGATCTATATCTTGCTGGGGTTGGGGCTTAATATTGTGGTGGGGCTGGCTGGGTTGCTGGATTTGGGCTTTGTGGCCTTTTATGCGGTGGGGGCGTACAGCTATGCTCTGGGGGCTGAGTATCTGGGTTTAAGTTTTTGGCAGGCGATCCCCTTTGCGGCGCTGTTGGCGGCCAGTTTTGGGGCTGTGTTGGGTTTTCCTGTATTACGCATGCATGGGGATTATTTGGCGATTGTGACCTTGGGCTTTGGGGAGATTATTCGGTTGGTGTTGAATAATTGGATCTCGTTAACCGGTGGTCCCAATGGTTTGCGCACGCCACTACCAACGCTGTTTGGCATGGAGTTTACCAAGCGGGCCACCCAGGGGGGTACCCCGTATCATGAGGTGTTGGGGCAGTGGATGGAGATCGACTATTCACGGGCGGCACGTTATGTTTTTATTTATGTTACGTTATTGGTGGTTGTGACGCTGCTGGTTTATATGGTGCAGCGGCTTAAACGCATGCCCATTGGGCGTGCGTGGGAGGCGCTGCGGGAGGATGAAATCGCCTGTCGTTCGTTGGGGATTAACCATGTCATGGTTAAGCTGTCGGCTTTCTCCATGGGGGCCATGGTGGGGGGGGTTGGTGGGGTGTTTTTTGCGGCCAGCCAGGGTTTTGTGAACCCGGCGTCGTTTACCTTTTTTGAGTCTGCATTAATTTTGGCCATTGTGGTTTTGGGGGGGTTGGGTTCGGTGGTGGGGGTTATTGTGGCGGCGGTGGTGTTGACGGTGTTGCCGGAGCTGTTGCGGGATTTTACCGAGTATCGGGTGCTGATTTTTGGCTGTGCCATGGTGGTGATGATGGTGTGGCGGCCACGGGGTTTGTTGCGGATTCATCGACCTGAATTTGTGGTGGAAAAGAGGGTGCCATGA
- a CDS encoding ABC transporter ATP-binding protein, with product MSLLTVEDLTMCFGGLTALNQVSFGVERGSITSLIGPNGAGKTTLFNCVTGFYRATAGEIWLHRPGQQGQDLVEMLGQPFRLGDWVDARAFTRRVWFKVFGGSHRVARAGVARTFQNIRLFREMTVLENLLVAQHGRVNRNLVAGIVQTAAFRRSEREALERALYWLAEMGLEQSANQLAGALPYGYQRRLEIARALCTDPVLICLDEPAAGLNPRETAELSGMMEGLRARHGLTIFLIEHDMGLVMEISDHVVVLDHGEVIARGTPQQVQKNPRVLEAYLGVEEAA from the coding sequence ATGAGCCTGCTTACGGTAGAAGATTTAACCATGTGTTTTGGTGGGTTGACGGCATTAAACCAGGTTTCGTTTGGGGTGGAACGGGGCAGTATTACATCATTAATTGGTCCCAATGGGGCGGGTAAGACCACGTTATTTAACTGTGTTACGGGGTTTTATCGGGCCACGGCTGGGGAAATATGGCTGCATAGGCCGGGGCAGCAGGGGCAGGATTTGGTGGAGATGTTGGGGCAGCCTTTTCGGTTGGGGGATTGGGTGGATGCTCGGGCGTTTACGCGGCGTGTGTGGTTTAAGGTATTTGGGGGCAGTCATCGTGTGGCGCGGGCGGGGGTGGCGCGGACGTTTCAGAACATACGTCTGTTTCGTGAGATGACGGTGTTAGAGAATTTATTGGTGGCGCAGCATGGGCGGGTGAATCGAAATTTGGTTGCGGGGATCGTGCAGACGGCGGCATTTCGGCGCAGTGAGCGCGAAGCGTTGGAGCGGGCATTGTATTGGTTGGCGGAGATGGGGTTGGAGCAGAGTGCGAATCAGTTAGCGGGGGCGTTGCCGTATGGGTATCAGCGGCGTTTGGAGATTGCACGGGCGTTATGTACGGACCCGGTTTTGATCTGTTTGGATGAGCCAGCGGCGGGTTTGAATCCTCGTGAGACGGCGGAGTTATCGGGGATGATGGAGGGTTTGCGGGCGCGGCATGGTTTAACGATTTTTTTGATTGAGCATGACATGGGGTTGGTGATGGAGATCTCGGATCATGTGGTGGTATTGGATCATGGTGAGGTGATTGCGCGGGGCACGCCGCAGCAGGTGCAGAAGAACCCTCGGGTTTTGGAGGCCTATTTGGGTGTGGAGGAGGCGGCATGA
- a CDS encoding ABC transporter ATP-binding protein, whose translation MRQVEPRMVLELEGVAAGYGPVRVLHGVSLHVHAGEIVTLIGANGAGKSTLLMSIFGNPRPLAGVIRLHGVDIVGESTYGIARRGIAQVPEGRRIFGEMTVWENLLMGVTPLGARDGEREGRDLGWVMSLFPRLGERREQRAGTLSGGEQQMLAIGRALMSRPRLLLLDEPSLGLAPLMIKQIFAILRQIADEGVTIFLVEQNANQALQLADRGYVLVNGRITLSGSGQALLGDAEVRGAYLGG comes from the coding sequence ATGAGGCAGGTTGAGCCGCGCATGGTGTTGGAGTTGGAGGGGGTAGCGGCGGGTTATGGTCCGGTTAGGGTGTTGCATGGGGTTTCGTTACATGTGCATGCGGGGGAGATTGTCACCTTAATTGGGGCCAATGGGGCGGGTAAGAGTACGTTATTGATGTCAATTTTTGGCAATCCGCGACCGTTAGCGGGGGTTATACGGTTGCATGGGGTGGATATTGTGGGGGAGTCTACGTATGGGATTGCGCGGCGGGGCATTGCGCAGGTACCGGAGGGGCGGCGTATTTTTGGTGAGATGACGGTATGGGAAAATTTATTAATGGGGGTGACGCCGTTGGGGGCGCGGGATGGTGAACGAGAGGGGCGGGATTTGGGGTGGGTGATGTCGTTATTTCCCCGTTTGGGGGAGCGGCGTGAGCAGCGTGCGGGCACCTTGTCGGGGGGCGAGCAGCAGATGTTGGCCATTGGGCGGGCGTTGATGAGTCGGCCTAGGTTATTATTATTGGACGAGCCTTCATTGGGTTTGGCACCGTTGATGATTAAGCAGATTTTCGCCATTTTGCGACAGATTGCGGATGAGGGTGTGACGATTTTTTTGGTTGAGCAGAATGCCAATCAGGCGTTGCAGTTGGCGGATCGGGGTTATGTATTGGTGAATGGTCGTATAACGTTATCGGGTTCGGGGCAGGCGCTATTGGGGGATGCTGAGGTGCGGGGGGCTTATTTGGGGGGGTAG
- a CDS encoding phosphatidylglycerophosphatase A family protein: MFWGTAPTHWKSWSTRDRITMLIATVGGSGWSPKAPGTMGTIASLPIAWAAMSLGPNSHLAVLLLVCSIGWWSSHRAITLLGKKDPGAVVIDETAGLLLTLLFVPLANLNLLLGFLLFRFFDILKPWPIRWLDQHVHGGLGIMLDDLLAGIFAGIPLLLLQSYLPLH, translated from the coding sequence ATGTTCTGGGGAACCGCACCTACCCACTGGAAATCATGGTCAACCCGCGACCGTATCACCATGCTCATCGCCACCGTCGGCGGCAGCGGCTGGTCCCCCAAAGCACCCGGTACCATGGGCACCATCGCCTCGCTACCCATCGCCTGGGCCGCAATGTCCCTAGGGCCTAATAGTCACCTAGCCGTGCTGCTGCTGGTGTGCAGCATAGGCTGGTGGAGCAGCCACCGCGCCATCACCCTGCTGGGTAAAAAAGACCCCGGTGCCGTGGTCATCGACGAAACCGCCGGACTGCTGCTCACCCTGCTGTTCGTCCCCCTCGCCAACCTAAACCTGCTGCTGGGCTTTCTGCTGTTCCGCTTTTTCGATATCCTAAAACCCTGGCCCATCCGCTGGTTAGACCAACATGTCCACGGCGGCCTAGGCATTATGCTAGATGACCTGCTGGCCGGAATCTTCGCCGGAATCCCCCTTTTGCTGCTACAAAGCTACTTGCCGCTTCACTAA
- a CDS encoding CinA family protein translates to MRALLVTPRWSELEGLLRPSNRPLLDLMLLSLGYDQLDTLEIDPAEPFDPTSLDAAYAVVIIQAQGESPRLRRGVISRLGLSLGLDGETSSTLRVVGAKPLRNGAGDSVGFLANRRGRVVAYCDHTVGEVMPALEYGLRVILTEEAHSLRRLPFSTCRLVECAGEPDNITLHMDEQTAAAMHRRCKVMPMPNGDTAVLIPHEDVMAESLPRIWGNRVYAQGAVALEQYVAELLWRRGWRVATAESCTAGLTAARLSAVPGSSDYLDGGWVVYSNGAKSRLVEGIEPLIERCGAVSAEVALALARGALKGHAVDLAVAITGVAGPGGGSETKPVGTVFLAVVSKEGNILEHRGFYHGNRDRIRYQASQTALHLLRRLAEKVGS, encoded by the coding sequence ATGCGCGCTCTGTTGGTCACACCCCGCTGGAGCGAGTTAGAAGGATTATTACGCCCCTCTAACCGCCCGCTGCTGGATCTTATGCTGCTCTCCCTGGGCTATGACCAGTTGGATACCCTGGAGATCGACCCAGCAGAACCCTTTGATCCCACCAGCCTTGATGCTGCCTATGCCGTGGTGATCATCCAAGCCCAAGGCGAATCCCCACGCCTGCGCCGTGGGGTCATCTCTCGCCTGGGCCTATCACTGGGGCTGGATGGCGAAACCTCCTCCACCCTGCGCGTGGTGGGCGCCAAACCCTTGCGCAATGGCGCAGGGGATTCGGTCGGCTTTTTAGCCAACCGCCGTGGCCGCGTGGTGGCCTATTGCGACCACACCGTCGGCGAGGTGATGCCCGCCCTAGAATATGGCCTGCGGGTGATCCTCACCGAAGAGGCCCACAGCCTGCGCCGACTGCCCTTCAGCACCTGCCGCCTGGTGGAGTGCGCCGGAGAGCCAGACAATATCACCCTGCACATGGACGAACAGACCGCCGCCGCCATGCACCGGCGCTGCAAAGTCATGCCCATGCCCAACGGCGATACAGCGGTATTAATCCCCCATGAAGATGTCATGGCAGAGAGCCTACCCCGCATCTGGGGCAACCGGGTCTACGCCCAAGGGGCTGTCGCTTTAGAACAATATGTGGCCGAACTGCTGTGGCGGCGCGGTTGGCGGGTCGCCACCGCCGAATCTTGCACCGCCGGGCTCACCGCCGCCCGCCTAAGCGCCGTGCCCGGTAGCAGTGACTACCTGGATGGCGGCTGGGTGGTCTATAGCAATGGGGCCAAATCCCGCTTGGTGGAGGGTATCGAACCACTCATCGAACGCTGCGGGGCCGTCAGTGCCGAGGTCGCCCTAGCCCTGGCCCGTGGTGCCCTAAAAGGGCACGCCGTGGATCTGGCCGTAGCCATTACCGGCGTGGCAGGCCCCGGTGGCGGTAGTGAAACAAAACCTGTGGGTACAGTGTTTTTGGCTGTGGTTTCCAAGGAAGGTAACATACTGGAACATCGCGGATTTTACCATGGTAATCGGGATCGTATTCGGTATCAGGCCAGCCAAACGGCGTTGCATCTGCTGCGGCGTTTGGCAGAAAAGGTTGGATCATAA